From Cellulomonas oligotrophica, a single genomic window includes:
- the pepN gene encoding aminopeptidase N encodes MPGENLTRAEAAERASLVTTRSYDVALDLTTSPKTFVSRTVARFSATPGASTFIDLIAPAVHEVVLNGRALDPADVVADSRIRLDGLAEENELLVVAECAYMHTGEGLHRFVDPVDDEVYLYSQFEVADSRRVFAVFEQPDLKATFTFTVTAPAHWTVVSNYPQVGEPEPVEGGRNLNGGKDAGTAVWRFETTPRLASYVTAVVAGPYHGEHRELTSSDGRTIPLGVYCRASLAPHLDTDEIVDVTRRGFAFFEEAFDHPYPFAKYDQLFVPEFNAGAMENAGAVTFLESYVFRSKVPDATVERRAVTILHELAHMWFGDLVTMRWWDDLWLNESFAEYASTLAAAEATRWTTAWTTFSSLEKSWAYRQDQLPSTHPIVADMRDLEDVEVNFDGITYAKGASVLKQLVSWVGQEHFFAGVRQYFAKHAWGNTQLRDLLTELEATSGRDLSAWSGLWLEKAGVTLLRPEIGTDDAGVITSFAVLQEVPAEHPVQRPHRLAVGGYDVHDVDGAPRLVRTWRVELDVDGDRTEVPELVGRPRPALVLVNDDDLAYAKVRLDDRSMATAIAHLGAFTDSLPRTLVWAAAWDATRDGETPGRDFVDLVLGNVAHETDSSVVLVLLRQLASTLDLYVAPEHRAATQVAAADRLLALAQAAPAGSDQQLQLVKAFAGRASTAAQLDAVADLLDGRTVLDGLTVDTDLRWELLTSLVAGGRADETQIAAQLSTDATATGQRAAAAARAAVPTPEAKERAWAQVVTGDELPNALQAATIAGFGRVHDTALLVPWVAPYFDALEDVWAGKTSEMAQNVVVGMFPTDLAGDASVDVLAATDAWLAAHPDAPAALRRLVAEARDGVRRAVAAQEADRARA; translated from the coding sequence GTGCCCGGAGAGAACCTCACCCGTGCGGAGGCCGCCGAGCGCGCCTCGCTGGTCACCACCCGCTCGTACGACGTCGCGCTGGACCTGACGACCAGCCCGAAGACGTTCGTCTCCCGCACGGTGGCGCGGTTCTCCGCGACGCCCGGGGCCAGCACGTTCATCGACCTGATCGCACCGGCCGTGCACGAGGTCGTCCTCAACGGGCGCGCGCTCGACCCGGCCGACGTCGTCGCCGACTCCCGCATCCGCCTGGACGGCCTGGCCGAGGAGAACGAGCTCCTCGTCGTCGCCGAGTGCGCGTACATGCACACCGGCGAGGGCCTGCACCGGTTCGTCGACCCGGTCGACGACGAGGTCTACCTGTACTCGCAGTTCGAGGTCGCCGACTCCCGCCGCGTCTTCGCGGTGTTCGAGCAGCCCGACCTCAAGGCGACGTTCACGTTCACCGTCACGGCCCCCGCGCACTGGACCGTGGTGTCGAACTACCCGCAGGTCGGGGAGCCCGAGCCCGTCGAGGGCGGGCGCAACCTCAACGGCGGCAAGGACGCCGGCACGGCCGTGTGGCGGTTCGAGACGACGCCGCGCCTGGCCTCGTACGTCACCGCCGTCGTCGCCGGGCCGTACCACGGCGAGCACCGCGAGCTCACGAGCAGCGACGGCCGCACGATCCCGCTGGGCGTGTACTGCCGGGCGTCGCTGGCCCCGCACCTGGACACCGACGAGATCGTCGACGTGACGCGGCGCGGCTTCGCGTTCTTCGAGGAGGCGTTCGACCACCCGTACCCGTTCGCCAAGTACGACCAGCTCTTCGTGCCGGAGTTCAACGCCGGGGCCATGGAGAACGCGGGCGCGGTGACGTTCCTCGAGTCGTACGTGTTCCGGTCCAAGGTGCCCGACGCGACGGTCGAGCGGCGTGCGGTGACGATCCTGCACGAGCTCGCGCACATGTGGTTCGGCGACCTCGTGACGATGCGCTGGTGGGACGACCTGTGGCTGAACGAGTCGTTCGCGGAGTACGCGTCGACGCTCGCGGCGGCCGAGGCCACCCGCTGGACGACGGCGTGGACGACGTTCTCCTCGCTGGAGAAGTCCTGGGCGTACCGCCAGGACCAGCTGCCGTCGACGCACCCGATCGTCGCGGACATGCGCGACCTGGAGGACGTCGAGGTCAACTTCGACGGCATCACGTACGCCAAGGGCGCGTCGGTGCTCAAGCAGCTCGTGTCGTGGGTCGGGCAGGAGCACTTCTTCGCCGGCGTGCGGCAGTACTTCGCCAAGCACGCGTGGGGCAACACCCAGCTGCGCGACCTGCTGACCGAGCTGGAGGCCACGAGCGGGCGCGACCTCTCGGCGTGGTCGGGCCTGTGGCTGGAGAAGGCCGGCGTGACGCTGCTGCGGCCCGAGATCGGCACGGACGATGCGGGCGTCATCACATCGTTCGCCGTGCTCCAGGAGGTGCCCGCCGAGCACCCCGTGCAGCGACCGCACCGCCTGGCGGTCGGCGGGTACGACGTGCACGACGTCGACGGTGCACCGCGCCTGGTGCGCACGTGGCGCGTCGAGCTCGACGTGGACGGCGACCGCACCGAGGTCCCCGAGCTCGTGGGCCGGCCGCGGCCGGCGCTCGTGCTGGTGAACGACGACGACCTCGCCTACGCCAAGGTCCGCCTCGACGACCGCTCGATGGCCACGGCGATCGCCCACCTCGGGGCGTTCACCGACTCCCTGCCGCGCACGCTCGTGTGGGCGGCGGCGTGGGACGCGACCCGTGACGGCGAGACCCCCGGGCGCGACTTCGTCGACCTGGTGCTGGGCAACGTGGCGCACGAGACCGACTCGTCGGTGGTCCTGGTGCTGCTGCGCCAGCTCGCGTCGACCCTGGACCTGTACGTCGCCCCCGAGCACCGCGCGGCCACGCAGGTCGCGGCCGCCGACCGGCTCCTCGCGCTCGCGCAGGCCGCTCCGGCGGGCTCGGACCAGCAGCTGCAGCTGGTCAAGGCGTTCGCGGGCCGCGCCTCCACCGCCGCCCAGCTCGACGCGGTGGCGGACCTGCTCGACGGGCGCACCGTCCTCGACGGCCTCACGGTCGACACGGACCTGCGGTGGGAGCTGCTGACGTCCCTCGTGGCGGGCGGGCGCGCGGACGAGACGCAGATCGCGGCCCAGCTCTCGACGGACGCGACCGCGACCGGTCAGCGCGCCGCCGCCGCGGCCCGTGCGGCCGTCCCGACGCCGGAGGCCAAGGAGCGCGCCTGGGCGCAGGTCGTCACCGGCGACGAGCTGCCGAACGCGCTGCAGGCCGCGACCATCGCCGGCTTCGGCCGCGTGCACGACACGGCGCTGCTCGTGCCGTGGGTCGCGCCGTACTTCGACGCCCTCGAGGACGTGTGGGCCGGCAAGACCAGCGAGATGGCGCAGAACGTCGTCGTCGGGATGTTCCCGACCGACCTGG
- a CDS encoding mycothiol-dependent nitroreductase Rv2466c family protein — protein sequence MSVPVVDFWFDPACPWAWMTSRWMDEVAAHRDVDVRWHVMSLSVLNEGRDLPERYRDLMDDSWGPVRVLVAAARDHGDQVLKPLYDALGTRRHPGGRTDTAAIVAESLAEVGLPASLADVAGTDEVDDLLRASHARAIDLVGDEVGTPVVAIDGVGYFGPVVTPAPRGQAALDLFDGLVLMTRVPGFYELKRTRTQGPVLTVDPPA from the coding sequence ATGAGCGTGCCCGTCGTGGACTTCTGGTTCGACCCCGCCTGCCCGTGGGCGTGGATGACCTCACGGTGGATGGACGAGGTCGCGGCGCACCGGGACGTGGACGTCCGCTGGCACGTCATGAGCCTGTCGGTCCTCAACGAGGGCCGGGACCTGCCCGAGCGCTACCGCGACCTGATGGACGACTCGTGGGGTCCCGTGCGGGTGCTCGTCGCCGCGGCCCGCGACCACGGCGACCAGGTGCTCAAGCCGCTGTACGACGCCCTCGGCACGCGCCGGCACCCGGGCGGGCGCACCGACACCGCGGCGATCGTCGCGGAGTCCCTCGCCGAGGTGGGGCTGCCGGCCTCCCTCGCGGACGTGGCCGGCACCGACGAGGTCGACGACCTGCTGCGCGCCTCGCACGCCCGCGCGATCGACCTGGTCGGCGACGAGGTCGGGACGCCGGTCGTCGCGATCGACGGCGTCGGGTACTTCGGCCCCGTCGTCACCCCCGCCCCGCGCGGCCAGGCCGCCCTCGACCTGTTCGACGGGCTCGTGCTCATGACCCGCGTGCCCGGGTTCTACGAGCTCAAGCGGACCCGCACCCAGGGCCCCGTGCTGACCGTCGACCCGCCGGCCTGA
- a CDS encoding M13 family metallopeptidase produces the protein MTRSGLDLTDLDPGVRPGDDLYAHVNGRWQAAHVIPADRSADGAFRELYDQAELQVRDIITGADPDGGEEQAKIGALYASFMDADAVEAAGLEPLRADLAGVDAATTSAELVRVLGALQRTGGADATAFWVDNDAKDPTRYVVHLTQSGLGLPDEAYYRDAQYAAVLEAYTPHVARMLGLVAEVSGVVAAGDPQDLAQRVVALETRLAAAHWDLVKDRDADLTYNPTTLAQLAVDAPQFDWVAWADALGAPAAAVEQLVVREPSYLQGFARAWHEVPLDDWRAWLTYHVVSARAPYLTDALVQANFDFYGRTLTGAQEVRERWKRGVGLVQGCLGEAVGKVYVERHFPPGHKARMDELVANLVEAYRRSISALDWMGEETRAKALAKLEAFTPKIGYPVRWRDYSALEVRADDLLGNVRRAHAFEQDRELGKIGRPIDRDEWFMTPQTVNAYYNPGMNEIVFPAAILQPPFFDADADDAVNYGGIGAVIGHEIGHGFDDQGSKYDGTGRLEDWWTAADRAEFEKRTTALVEQYGGYSPAQLSDEHRVNGALTVGENIGDLGGLAIALQAYAIALGGPLEDAPVIDGRTGVQRVLLSWARVWRTKMRDEDLVRRLATDPHSPDEIRCNGVVRNLPEFYAAFDVQPGDALWLDPADRVRIW, from the coding sequence ATGACCCGCAGCGGACTCGACCTGACCGACCTCGACCCGGGCGTGCGCCCGGGCGACGACCTGTACGCCCACGTCAACGGCCGGTGGCAGGCGGCGCACGTGATCCCCGCCGACCGCAGCGCGGACGGGGCGTTCCGCGAGCTCTACGACCAGGCCGAGCTGCAGGTCCGCGACATCATCACCGGGGCCGACCCGGACGGCGGCGAGGAGCAGGCGAAGATCGGCGCGCTGTACGCCAGCTTCATGGACGCCGACGCGGTCGAGGCCGCCGGCCTGGAGCCGCTGCGCGCCGACCTCGCGGGCGTCGACGCCGCGACCACCTCCGCGGAGCTCGTCCGCGTGCTCGGTGCGCTGCAGCGCACGGGCGGCGCCGACGCGACGGCGTTCTGGGTCGACAACGACGCGAAGGACCCGACGCGGTACGTCGTGCACCTGACGCAGTCCGGCCTGGGCCTGCCCGACGAGGCGTACTACCGCGACGCCCAGTACGCGGCGGTGCTCGAGGCGTACACCCCGCACGTGGCACGCATGCTCGGCCTGGTGGCGGAGGTCTCCGGCGTCGTCGCGGCCGGCGACCCGCAGGACCTCGCGCAGCGGGTGGTCGCGCTGGAGACGCGCCTGGCGGCCGCGCACTGGGACCTCGTCAAGGACCGGGACGCGGACCTCACGTACAACCCGACGACGCTCGCGCAGCTGGCCGTCGACGCGCCGCAGTTCGACTGGGTCGCCTGGGCCGACGCGCTGGGTGCCCCCGCGGCCGCCGTCGAGCAGCTCGTCGTGCGCGAGCCGTCGTACCTGCAGGGCTTCGCCCGGGCGTGGCACGAGGTGCCGCTGGACGACTGGCGCGCGTGGCTGACGTACCACGTGGTCTCCGCGCGGGCGCCGTACCTGACCGACGCGCTCGTGCAGGCGAACTTCGACTTCTACGGCCGCACCCTGACCGGCGCGCAGGAGGTCCGCGAGCGCTGGAAGCGCGGCGTCGGGCTGGTGCAGGGCTGCCTCGGCGAGGCGGTCGGCAAGGTCTACGTCGAGCGGCACTTCCCGCCGGGCCACAAGGCCCGGATGGACGAGCTGGTCGCGAACCTCGTCGAGGCGTACCGCCGCTCGATCTCCGCGCTGGACTGGATGGGCGAGGAGACCCGCGCCAAGGCGCTGGCCAAGCTCGAGGCGTTCACGCCGAAGATCGGCTACCCGGTGCGCTGGCGCGACTACTCGGCCCTGGAGGTGCGCGCCGACGACCTGCTCGGCAACGTCCGCCGGGCGCACGCCTTCGAGCAGGACCGCGAGCTGGGCAAGATCGGGCGGCCGATCGACCGCGACGAGTGGTTCATGACGCCGCAGACCGTCAACGCGTACTACAACCCGGGCATGAACGAGATCGTCTTCCCCGCGGCGATCCTGCAGCCGCCGTTCTTCGACGCCGACGCGGACGACGCGGTGAACTACGGCGGCATCGGCGCGGTCATCGGGCACGAGATCGGGCACGGGTTCGACGACCAGGGCAGCAAGTACGACGGCACGGGCCGCCTCGAGGACTGGTGGACGGCCGCGGACCGTGCGGAGTTCGAGAAGCGCACGACCGCGCTCGTCGAGCAGTACGGCGGCTACTCCCCCGCGCAGCTCTCGGACGAGCACCGCGTCAACGGCGCGCTGACGGTGGGCGAGAACATCGGCGACCTCGGCGGCCTGGCGATCGCGCTCCAGGCGTACGCGATCGCGCTGGGCGGCCCGCTGGAGGACGCGCCGGTGATCGACGGGCGCACGGGCGTGCAGCGGGTGCTGCTCAGCTGGGCGCGGGTGTGGCGCACGAAGATGCGCGACGAGGACCTGGTGCGCCGCCTGGCGACCGACCCGCACTCCCCCGACGAGATCCGCTGCAACGGCGTGGTGCGGAACCTGCCGGAGTTCTACGCGGCGTTCGACGTGCAGCCGGGCGACGCCCTGTGGCTGGACCCGGCCGACCGGGTGCGCATCTGGTAG
- a CDS encoding ribose-5-phosphate isomerase, with the protein MRIHVAADHAGYELKVALVEHLRAADHEVVDHGAHEYDAQDDYPSFCFAAGEAVVAEPGSLGVVIGGSGNGEQIAANKVAGVRAALAWNADTARLGRQHNDANVVAIGARQHSVDEALELVDAFVAEPFSGDPRHQRRIDQLAAYESAR; encoded by the coding sequence ATGCGCATCCACGTCGCCGCCGACCATGCCGGGTACGAGCTCAAGGTCGCGCTCGTCGAGCACCTGCGCGCCGCCGACCACGAGGTCGTCGACCACGGTGCCCACGAGTACGACGCCCAGGACGACTACCCGTCGTTCTGCTTCGCCGCCGGGGAGGCCGTCGTGGCCGAGCCCGGGTCGCTCGGCGTCGTGATCGGCGGCTCCGGCAACGGCGAGCAGATCGCCGCCAACAAGGTCGCGGGCGTGCGGGCCGCGCTCGCGTGGAACGCGGACACCGCGCGCCTGGGCCGTCAGCACAACGACGCGAACGTCGTGGCGATCGGCGCGCGGCAGCACTCGGTCGACGAGGCCCTCGAGCTGGTCGACGCGTTCGTGGCGGAGCCCTTCAGCGGGGACCCGCGCCACCAGCGCCGCATCGACCAGCTCGCGGCCTACGAGTCCGCGCGCTGA
- a CDS encoding GNAT family N-acetyltransferase: protein MPPLPDGYRPLALPADRADEMRAVSRLAFAGTLDPAVEEVVPFSVPTDRLGAVEAPDGTLAGAHGSFAFTMPVPGGSVPCAGLTWVGVRPEQRRRGVLTAMIDHHLARCVERGERVSALFAAETAIYGRFGYGCAADDVRLTLPRRAALRPVPGADALTVRLTHLDAEEHADLVDDLHRRAGAGRPGWMTRDSAALRRRMVVDPPAWRGGTEAMLLATVHDAQGAARGYATFARKEGWEPTGPAYTVRVREAHALDAAATHALWSFLLDLDLTSTVESPMLPADHPLLHLLVDPRPAGPRLADNLWVRLVDVPAALAARSYAADVDVVLDVRDDRLPANAGTWRVRATAHGDVEVTRADGPGDVLLDVRELGAAYLGGRSLTAMARAGLVQVRDGYDVTGAAAAFGWPVAPVCSWVF, encoded by the coding sequence ATGCCACCGCTGCCTGACGGGTACCGCCCGCTCGCCCTGCCCGCCGACCGTGCCGACGAGATGCGGGCCGTCAGCCGGCTCGCGTTCGCCGGGACGCTCGACCCCGCGGTCGAGGAGGTCGTCCCCTTCAGCGTGCCGACCGACCGGCTCGGCGCGGTGGAGGCGCCCGACGGGACGCTCGCCGGCGCCCACGGGTCGTTCGCGTTCACGATGCCCGTGCCCGGCGGGTCCGTGCCGTGCGCCGGTCTGACCTGGGTGGGGGTGCGTCCCGAGCAGCGGCGGCGGGGCGTCCTGACCGCGATGATCGACCACCACCTGGCGCGCTGCGTCGAGCGCGGCGAGCGCGTCTCGGCCCTGTTCGCCGCCGAGACCGCCATCTACGGCCGGTTCGGGTACGGCTGCGCGGCCGACGACGTGCGGCTGACGCTGCCGCGCCGTGCCGCGCTGCGACCCGTCCCTGGCGCCGACGCCCTCACCGTGCGGCTGACCCACCTGGACGCCGAGGAGCACGCCGACCTCGTCGACGACCTGCACCGCCGGGCCGGCGCGGGCCGCCCCGGCTGGATGACCCGGGACTCCGCGGCGCTGCGCCGGCGCATGGTCGTGGACCCGCCCGCGTGGCGCGGCGGCACCGAGGCCATGCTGCTGGCGACCGTCCACGACGCCCAGGGCGCGGCACGCGGGTACGCGACGTTCGCCCGGAAGGAGGGCTGGGAGCCGACCGGTCCGGCCTACACGGTCCGGGTGCGCGAGGCGCACGCGCTCGACGCGGCCGCCACCCACGCGCTGTGGTCGTTCCTGCTGGACCTCGACCTGACGAGCACGGTCGAGTCGCCGATGCTCCCGGCGGACCACCCGCTGCTGCACCTGCTGGTGGACCCCCGGCCCGCGGGCCCGCGCCTCGCGGACAACCTGTGGGTCCGGCTGGTCGACGTGCCGGCGGCGCTCGCCGCACGCAGCTACGCCGCGGACGTCGACGTGGTGCTCGACGTCCGCGACGACCGGCTGCCGGCGAACGCGGGCACGTGGCGCGTGCGCGCCACCGCCCACGGTGACGTCGAGGTCACCCGCGCCGACGGCCCGGGCGACGTGCTGCTCGACGTGCGCGAGCTCGGGGCGGCGTACCTGGGCGGGCGCTCGCTGACCGCGATGGCCCGCGCGGGCCTGGTCCAGGTGCGCGACGGCTACGACGTCACGGGCGCGGCGGCCGCGTTCGGCTGGCCCGTGGCGCCGGTGTGCTCCTGGGTGTTCTGA
- a CDS encoding PP2C family protein-serine/threonine phosphatase — protein sequence MGTPEDEAGRAQRAWAVLRGQAARSQPRTAALLYVVAVGLALAVAAQPLWFVPSAFVLLLLVGAFLLRWRALVVLVAEVVVLVVVLVLVGPAAPAPGVLAVIALACVAVLVFARERERLGLQGAPGALMLVDLRDRLAAAGRMPTLPSGWVVDADVRSAHEAAFSGDFLVSRVVDGGRRLEVVLVDVSGKGQDAGVRSLQLSGAFSGLLGAMPPERFLPAANAYLVGQAWDEGFATAVHLTIDLRTGDYRVATAGHPPPAVLHAGSGRIEVLTTAGPALGVLDDVDPVPSTGRLHPGDAVVLYTDGVVEQRGRDVDQGIDRLLGVVESAVAARPGGARDVLAGVHAGDDDDRAVVVVRRG from the coding sequence GTGGGCACGCCCGAGGACGAGGCCGGCCGCGCGCAGCGCGCCTGGGCGGTCCTGCGCGGGCAGGCGGCCCGGTCGCAGCCGCGCACCGCGGCGCTGCTGTACGTCGTCGCCGTCGGGCTGGCGCTGGCCGTGGCCGCGCAGCCGCTGTGGTTCGTGCCGTCCGCGTTCGTGCTGCTCCTGCTCGTGGGGGCGTTCCTGCTGCGGTGGCGGGCGCTCGTCGTCCTCGTCGCCGAGGTCGTCGTCCTCGTCGTCGTCCTCGTGCTCGTCGGGCCCGCCGCACCGGCGCCCGGGGTGCTGGCCGTGATCGCGCTGGCGTGCGTCGCCGTGCTGGTGTTCGCCCGCGAGCGCGAGCGCCTGGGCCTGCAGGGCGCACCGGGGGCGCTCATGCTCGTGGACCTGCGCGACCGGCTGGCCGCGGCGGGCCGGATGCCCACGCTGCCGTCGGGCTGGGTCGTCGACGCCGACGTCCGCTCGGCGCACGAGGCCGCGTTCTCCGGGGACTTCCTCGTCTCGCGCGTCGTCGACGGCGGCCGGCGCCTGGAGGTCGTGCTCGTCGACGTCTCCGGCAAGGGGCAGGACGCGGGCGTGCGGTCGCTGCAGCTGTCGGGGGCGTTCTCCGGGCTGCTCGGGGCCATGCCGCCGGAGCGGTTCCTGCCGGCCGCGAACGCCTACCTCGTCGGCCAGGCGTGGGACGAGGGCTTCGCGACGGCCGTGCACCTGACGATCGACCTGCGCACGGGCGACTACCGGGTGGCGACGGCCGGCCACCCGCCGCCCGCGGTGCTGCACGCCGGGTCGGGGCGGATCGAGGTCCTCACCACGGCGGGGCCGGCGCTCGGCGTCCTCGACGACGTCGACCCGGTGCCGTCGACGGGCCGGCTGCACCCCGGGGACGCCGTCGTGCTCTACACCGACGGGGTCGTCGAGCAGCGGGGGCGCGACGTCGACCAGGGCATCGACCGGCTCCTCGGCGTGGTCGAGAGCGCGGTCGCGGCGCGGCCGGGCGGTGCGCGCGACGTCCTCGCGGGGGTGCACGCGGGGGACGACGACGACCGGGCCGTCGTCGTGGTGCGCCGGGGCTGA
- a CDS encoding MGMT family protein — MDDAYAGEVLDLVEQIPPGRAMTYGLVAEVLVDRARGAGRPARGGPRQVGQVMAAGLRDVPWWRVVDASGRPPARHLARALAHLRDEGTPLTGDGARVALRAAVWFPED, encoded by the coding sequence GTGGACGACGCCTACGCGGGCGAGGTCCTCGACCTCGTCGAGCAGATCCCGCCCGGCCGCGCGATGACGTACGGGCTGGTCGCGGAGGTGCTGGTGGACCGGGCGCGGGGTGCCGGGCGACCCGCCCGCGGCGGGCCGCGCCAGGTGGGGCAGGTCATGGCGGCGGGCCTGCGGGACGTGCCGTGGTGGCGGGTCGTGGACGCGTCCGGGCGGCCGCCGGCCCGGCACCTGGCGCGGGCGCTGGCGCACCTGCGCGACGAGGGCACGCCGCTGACCGGTGACGGCGCGCGCGTCGCGCTGCGCGCCGCGGTGTGGTTCCCCGAGGACTGA
- a CDS encoding CoA-binding protein, producing the protein MSAARTWQGPSAPERLALLRRTRSVAIVGASDNPSRASYFVATYLLSSSPFDVYLVNPRAATILGRPVYPSLADLPVVPDLVDVFRRHDDLPTVLDETLGVGAKALWLQLGSWHEDVARRAQAAGLDVVMDRCLKIEHARFHGGLHLAGFDTGVISSRRAPS; encoded by the coding sequence ATGAGCGCGGCACGCACCTGGCAGGGCCCGAGCGCCCCCGAGCGGCTCGCGCTGCTGCGGCGCACCCGGTCGGTCGCGATCGTCGGCGCGTCGGACAACCCGTCGCGCGCGTCGTACTTCGTCGCGACGTACCTGCTGTCGAGCTCGCCGTTCGACGTCTACCTCGTCAACCCCCGGGCCGCGACCATCCTCGGGCGGCCGGTGTACCCGTCGCTGGCCGACCTGCCGGTGGTCCCGGACCTCGTCGACGTGTTCCGCCGGCACGACGACCTGCCGACCGTGCTCGACGAGACCCTCGGGGTCGGCGCGAAGGCGCTGTGGCTGCAGCTCGGGTCCTGGCACGAGGACGTGGCGCGGCGCGCGCAGGCCGCCGGGCTGGACGTCGTCATGGACCGGTGCCTGAAGATCGAGCACGCCCGGTTCCACGGCGGCCTGCACCTGGCGGGCTTCGACACCGGGGTCATCAGCTCCCGGCGCGCGCCGTCCTGA
- a CDS encoding O-acetylhomoserine aminocarboxypropyltransferase/cysteine synthase family protein translates to MSDHRFGFRTRALHAGGIPDAATGARAVPIYQTTSFVFQDTDDAANLFALQKYGNIYSRIGNPTVAALEERIASLEGGIGAVATASGMAAEFVTFAALVGAGDHVVASAQLYGGTVTQLDVTLRRFGVETTFVRGTDPADYAAAIRPETKVVYTEVVANPSGEVADLAGLAEVAHAAGVPLVVDATLSTPYLVRPIEHGADIVIHSVTKFLGGHGTTLGGVVVESGRFDWGNGKFPQMTEPVASYGGVQWWGNFGEYGFLTKLRSEQLRDIGPALSAQSAFQLLQGVETLAQRMDAHLANARAVAQWLDDDPRVGYVLWAGLPSHPHHERAQRYLPLGPGSVFAFGVAGTDERPGREVGRRFIEQLQLASHLANVGDARTLVIHPASTTHQQLSGEQLEAAGVPEDLVRISVGLEDVEDILWDLDQALTAATGRDRTGTEVAR, encoded by the coding sequence GTGAGCGACCACCGCTTCGGCTTCCGCACCCGCGCCCTGCACGCGGGCGGCATCCCCGACGCCGCGACCGGCGCCCGGGCGGTGCCGATCTACCAGACGACGTCGTTCGTGTTCCAGGACACCGACGACGCCGCGAACCTGTTCGCGCTGCAGAAGTACGGGAACATCTACTCCCGGATCGGCAACCCCACGGTCGCCGCGCTGGAGGAGCGGATCGCCTCGCTCGAGGGCGGGATCGGCGCGGTGGCGACCGCGTCGGGCATGGCCGCGGAGTTCGTGACGTTCGCCGCGCTCGTCGGTGCGGGCGACCACGTCGTGGCCTCCGCCCAGCTGTACGGCGGCACGGTCACCCAGCTCGACGTGACGCTGCGCCGGTTCGGCGTGGAGACGACGTTCGTGCGCGGCACCGACCCGGCGGACTACGCGGCGGCGATCCGTCCCGAGACGAAGGTCGTGTACACCGAGGTCGTCGCGAACCCGTCGGGCGAGGTCGCGGACCTCGCGGGCCTCGCGGAGGTCGCGCACGCGGCGGGCGTGCCGCTCGTCGTGGACGCGACCCTCTCGACGCCGTACCTCGTGCGCCCCATCGAGCACGGCGCGGACATCGTCATCCACTCGGTGACGAAGTTCCTCGGCGGGCACGGCACCACCCTCGGCGGCGTCGTCGTGGAGTCGGGGCGGTTCGACTGGGGCAACGGCAAGTTCCCGCAGATGACCGAGCCCGTGGCCTCGTACGGCGGCGTGCAGTGGTGGGGCAACTTCGGCGAGTACGGGTTCCTCACCAAGCTGCGCTCGGAGCAGCTGCGCGACATCGGGCCCGCGCTGTCCGCGCAGTCCGCGTTCCAGCTGCTCCAGGGGGTGGAGACGCTCGCGCAGCGCATGGACGCCCACCTGGCGAACGCCCGGGCCGTGGCGCAGTGGCTCGACGACGACCCGCGCGTCGGGTACGTCCTGTGGGCCGGGCTGCCCTCGCACCCGCACCACGAGCGCGCGCAGCGGTACCTGCCGCTGGGGCCGGGGTCGGTGTTCGCGTTCGGCGTCGCCGGCACCGACGAGCGCCCGGGCCGCGAGGTCGGGCGCCGGTTCATCGAGCAGCTGCAGCTGGCCAGCCACCTGGCCAACGTCGGGGACGCGCGCACGCTCGTCATCCACCCCGCCTCGACCACCCACCAGCAGCTGAGCGGCGAGCAGCTCGAGGCGGCCGGCGTGCCGGAGGACCTCGTGCGCATCAGCGTGGGCCTGGAGGACGTCGAGGACATCCTGTGGGACCTCGACCAGGCCCTGACCGCGGCGACGGGCCGCGACCGCACCGGCACGGAGGTGGCCCGATGA